In a single window of the Dryobates pubescens isolate bDryPub1 chromosome Z, bDryPub1.pri, whole genome shotgun sequence genome:
- the NOL6 gene encoding nucleolar protein 6, giving the protein MFPARTNRPEVSVWLLSHKSVRPVAERDILAGRSWVRARDRPEGQRVRHGPPCRPTAPRSAARVAVKYLQLLQNAELAARPAAKRGSTAPPAACSRQRRSLGGALVRAANRERGPVAGSGSLEATETEEQGRDPPARDAARGRKRPSPAGAGALQPVKLSRAELYKPPTSEELSQLKETEDLFHSSLLRLQIEELLKEVTLKETKKKMIDAFLYEINSLLSAIPETPETELTDQAWLPNGVKVPFLQVPFNVKGRFRFVPPTELKVVGSYLLGTCIKPEINVDVVVTMPREIFQDKDNLNQRYHRKRALYLAHIAHHFSKEKLFGSVKFAYMHSNHLKPILLLRPQGKDEKMVTVRIHACPAPDLFKPSRFYPSKNNIRTAWFMEQSTSKEGTTEPPTPHYNNSILCDTVLLSHLHFLSSAATDFPGMKDGLALLKVWLNQRQLGKGLGCFSGFLVSMLVAYLLMKRKIVKMMSGYQVLRSTLQFLATTDLSVTGISLAKDVDTSLPALDDFHQAFEVVFVDPSGLVNLCADMTASAYHQVQFEAKRSMEILDDRMVDGFQVLLMTAKPMLRAFDHVFHLKHVSKLQGACKKMQLLNELMDRGGNYVAAALPFIVSLLVRGLAGRALLVAHSLPQTPEWSIDAEPPRHKDVGPLMFGLLFVPEFAASALEKGPQADNPEASDFRTFWGEKSELRRFQDGSICEAVVWEANTICQKRLIPEQIIKHLLKLHADIPESSICYAGALLESVIRTGQEASGTGEEAMVSVVCSYDDLSRKLWNLKGLPLTVTAVQGVHPALRYTDVFPPIPMKPIYSSHTRMRTKRLLLPSEEKPCPAYIAPLKIVCHMEGSGQWPQDKEAIKRIKAAFHLQLAELLQQQHQLVCRPAVTHTDVYKDGYVFRLQVAYHREPLILKEVVTPEGMLKYQDTEESRLLELETLHLPYLTSSLHGLQQQHPVFGSTCRLAKRWVSAQLLSDDISEECVDLLVAFLFLHPAPFIPPSSPQVGLLRFLDLLATFDWKNNPLIVNLNAGLTDADCTEIKHKFVAARSRLPVMFIATPKDRWSSMWTQERPSAQILQRLLVLASESLRTLEEQLTDPLNSHDVKMVFRPPLDFYDVLIHLNPNQIPRQLESVDRPLKLFSRGMVKNSAAVNILFPVVDYDPVQCYLQELRDAFSDFALFFYDKHGGEVIAVLWKPLSFQPQPFKVSSMKGRMMTTLNNEPVCIPNVEAILEDFEVLGEGLVKSVEARTEKWSI; this is encoded by the exons ATGTTCCCAGCCAGGACCAACAGGCCTGAAGTTTCCGTGTGGCTGCTCAGTCATAAGTCTGTGCGGCCTGTGGCAGAACGGGACATCTTAGCGGGACGATCCTGGGTCCGTGCCCGAGACAGACCCGAGGGGCAGCGAGTCCGCCACGGGCCACCCTGCCGCCCCACCGCTCCGCGGAGCGCAGCCCGCGTTGCCGTCAAGTACCTGCAATTGCTGCAAAACGCAGAGCTCGCAGCACGACCTGCCGCAAAGCGAGGTAGCACGGCGCCACCAGCAGCGTGCTCAAGGCAGCGCCGCTCCCTGGGCGGGGCGTTGGTTCGCGCAGCCAATAGGGAGAGGGGCCCTGTGGCCGGCAGT GGCTCTCTGGAGGCGACGGAGACGGAGGAACAGGGTCGGGACCCTCCCGCCAGGGATGCAGCGCGGGGCAGAAAGCGGCCCTCTCCGGCTGGGGCCGGAGCCCTGCAGCCGGTGAAGCTGAGCCGGGCCGAGCTCTACAAACCGCCGACCAGCGAGGAGCTTAGCCAGCTGAAGGAGACGGAGGATCTCTTCCACTCCAGCTTACTCCGCTTGCAG ATAGAAGAACTTCTGAAGGAGGTGACATTGAAGGAGACAAAGAAGAAGATGATTGATGCCTTCCTTTATGAAATTAACAGCCTACTGAGTGCCATCCCAGAGACCCCAGAAACTGAG CTCACTGACCAGGCCTGGCTCCCCAACGGTGTGAAGGTCCCGTTCCTGCAGGTACCTTTCAACGTGAAGGGGAGGTTCCGCTTTGTGCCGCCAACCGAGCTGAAGGTGGTGGGCAGCTACCTGCTGGGCACCTGCATTAAGCCGGAGATAAATGTGGATGTGGTGGTGACCATGCCAAGG GAAATTTTCCAGGACAAAGATAACTTGAATCAGCGCTACCACCGTAAGAGAGCTCTATACCTGGCCCACATTGCCCATCACTTCTCCAAGGAGAAGCTCTTCGGGAGTGTGAAGTTTGCCTACATGCACAGCAACCACCTCAAGCCCATCCTTCTCCTGAGGCCTCAAG GCAAGGATGAGAAAATGGTCACTGTCCGAATCCATGCCTGTCCTGCTCCAGATCTCTTCAAACCCAGCCGCTTCTATCCCAGCAAGAATAATATCCGGACAGCCTGGTTCATGGAGCAGAGTACTTCCAAAGAAG GAACCACTGAGCCCCCTACTCCACACTACAACAACTCCATCCTCTGTGACACAGTGCTTTTGTCACACTTGCACTTCTTGTCTAGTGCAGCCACTGACTTCCCAGGCATGAAGGATGGCCTGGCCCTTCTCAAAGTTTGGTTGAACCAGCGGCAACTTGGCAAG GGTTTGGGGTGCTTCAGCGGGTTCTTGGTCTCTATGCTGGTTGCCTACCTGCTGATGAAACGCAAGATTGTGAAGATGATGAGTGGGTACCAGGTGCTGAGGAGTACCTTGCAGTTCCTGG ccaccactGACCTGAGTGTGACGGGGATCAGCCTAGCAAAGGACGTGGACACCTCTCTG CCTGCCCTCGATGACTTCCACCAAGCATTTGAAGTAGTCTTTGTGGATCCCTCTGGGCTGGTGAACCTTTGTGCTGATATGACTGCCAGTGCATACCACCAG GTCCAGTTCGAAGCCAAGCGTTCCATGGAGATTTTAGATGATCGGATGGTGGATGGCTTTCAGGTGCTGCTCATGACTGCAAAGCCCATGCTCAGAGCCTTTGATCATGTCTTCCA CCTGAAGCATGTCTCCAAGCTGCAGGGTGCCTGCAAGAAGATGCAGCTGCTGAATGAGCTGATGGATCGGGGTGGGAACTAtgtggctgcagcccttcccttcATTGTCTCGCTGCTGGTCCGTGGGCTGGCTGGGAGAGCACTGCTTGTGGCCCACTCATTGCCTCAGACCCCTGAG TGGTCAATTGATGCTGAGCCCCCAAGACACAAGGATGTTGGGCCTCTGATGTTTGGGCTGCTATTTGTCCCTGAGTTTGCTGCCAGTGCACTGGAGAAGGGACCACAGGCTGATAACCCTGAG GCCTCAGACTTCCGGACCTTCTGGGGGGAGAAATCGGAGCTGCGGCGGTTCCAGGACGGCAGCATCTGTGAGGCAGTGGTGTGGGAGGCCAACACTATCTGCCAGAAACGCCTCATTCCTGAGCAGATCATCAAGCACCTACTGAAGCT CCATGCAGACATTCCCGAATCTTCCATCTGctatgctggagccctgctggagtcaGTGATCAGGACTGGGCAAGAG GCATCTGGGACTGGTGAGGAGGCCATGGTCAGCGTTGTCTGCTCCTACGATGACCTGAGCCGCAAGCTTTGGAACCTGAAGGGACTGCCACTGACGGTGACTGCAGTGCAGGGTGTCCATCCAGCCCTCCGATACACTGAT GTCTTCCCTCCCATTCCCATGAAGCCCATTTATTCCTCCCATACCCGAATGAGGACCAAGCGCTTGTTGCTTCCCTCAGAGGagaagccctgcccagcctacatAGCTCCTTTGAAGA TTGTCTGCCACATGGAAGGCAGTGGCCAGTGGCCACAGGACAAGGAAGCCATCAAGCGCATCAAGGCAGCTTTCCACCTCCAGCTGGctgagcttctccagcagcagcatcagctgGTTTGCAGACCTGCAGTCACCCACACTGATGTGTACAAG GATGGCTATGTTTTCCGTCTGCAAGTAGCCTACCACCGGGAGCCACTGATTTTGAAGGAAGTGGTCACCCCAGAAGGGATGCTGAAGTACCAGGACACAGAGGAATCtcggctgctggagctggagacgTTGCATCTGCCCTACCTAACCAGTTCACTGCATGG gcttcagcagcagcacccagtctTTGGTAGCACTTGCCGGCTGGCCAAGCGCTGGGTCAGTGCCCAGCTACTGAGTGACGACATCTCTGAGGAGTGTGTGGATCTCCTTGTGGCATTTCTCTTTCTCCACCCAGCCCCTTTCATTCCACCCAG ctctcctcaggTGGGGCTTCTGCGCTTCCTCGACTTGCTAGCAACCTTTGACTGGAAAAACAACCCTCTGATCGTCAACCTCAATGCTGGTCTTACAG ATGCTGACTGCACAGAGATCAAGCACAAGTTTGTGGCTGCACGCTCACGCCTCCCTGTCATGTTCATTGCCACACCCAAAGACCGGTGGAGCTCCATGTGGACCCAAGAGCGACCCTCAGCACAG ATCCTGCAGCGTCTCCTTGTGCTGGCCTCGGAGTCTCTCCGTAccctggaggagcagctcacGGACCCACTCAACAGCCATGATGTGAAG ATGGTCTTCCGCCCTCCTTTGGATTTCTATGATGTCCTAATCCATCTGAATCCAAACCAGATTCCTCGACAGCTGGAGAGTGTGGACCGGCCATTAAAGTTGTTTTCCCGGGGCATGGTGAAGAACAGTGCTGCTGTGAATATCCTCTTCCCTGTGGTGGATTATGACCCTGTACAGTGCTACCTCCAGGAGTTGAGG GATGCCTTCAGTGATTTTGCCTTGTTCTTCTATGACAAGCATGGTGGAGAAGTGATTGCAGTTTTGTGGAAGCCCTTGAGCTTTCAGCCTCAGCCTTTTAAG GTCTCCAGCATGAAAGGAAGAATGATGACAACTCTGAACAATGAACCAGTCTGCATTCCCAATGTGGAGGCAATTCTGGAAGACTTTGAGGTTTTGGGAGAAGGTCTGGTCAAAAGCGTGGAAGCTCGTACAGAGAAGTGGA